The region CGCTGGCATGGCACGCCGTTCTATCTGCGGACCGGCAAACGCATGGTGGCCCGGTCGAGCGAGATCACCGTGGTTTTTAAGGATACGCCGCATTCGATCTTTGCCGAAGACGCGGGCCGCCACCGCAATGTGCTGTCGATCCGGCTTCAACCGAATGAGGGCATCACCCTTGGCGTGACGATCAAGGAACCGGGGCCGGGGGGCATGCGTCTTGTCGATGTGCCGCTTGATATGACATTTGCCGAAGCGCTTGGCCCCGATGGGGGGGATCAGGTTGATGCCTATGAGCGGCTGATTATGGACGTGATCCGGGGCAACCAAACATTGTTCATGCGCGACGATGAGGTCGAGGCCGCTTGGGCTTGGACCGATCCGATCATCCAAGGCTGGGAGGCGCGCAATGATGTGCCAAAACCCTATGACAGCGGCTCTGCCGGGCCCACAGATGCAGGTGAAATGATGCGGCGCGATGGCCGTGAATGGCGAAAGGTATCCCCATGAACTTCATCGAATATGCAGACCGCGAAATGCTGGTCATGAATGTCGCCAACAAACTGGCGGGCAAATTGAAATCGGCGCTATCGGGCAATGACCGCGTGTCATTTGCCGTGCCGGGTGGGTCTACCCCCGGGCCGATCTTCGAGATGCTCAGCGCCACCGATCTCGATTGGGACCGTGTAGATGTTCTGCTGACTGACGAACGCTGGGTTGATGAGCATGACCCGCTGTCAAATGCGCGTCTGGTGCGCGAGCATTTGCTGAACGACCGTGCTGCCGCCGCGCGGTTCATTCCCTACTTCCGGCCCGGCCTCTCGCCGGGGGAAGGGGCCGAGGCCGTGGCTCCCAGTCTGGCGAGCCACATGCCGATTTCTGTCATGCTCTTGGGGATGGGCGATGACATGCATACCGCTTCGCTCTTTCCCGGCGATCCGAGTCTGCGGGATGCGCTGGCCTCTGACGCGCCGCTTTTGTGCCCCGTCTATCCCGAGGGTCAGCCGACTGCGCGTGTTACCCTGCCAGCCCATGCGTTGGATGGGGCATTGAACAAACATCTCGTGATCTTTGGCGATGAGAAACGCGCCGCCTTGGAGCGGGCGCAGGGGCTTTCCCCCGATGAGGCACCCATTGCGGCAGTGCTTAATGAAACCGAAGTCTACTGGGCGGCATGATGAAGATTTGGCAAGACCTCGAAGAACGGCAAGCTGCGGTGGCTGACCGGAAGATAACTTCGCTTTTCGACGATCCTAAACGCGCTGAGGAATTTTCGCTGCGCACACAGTACATGCTGTTGGATTACGCCAAGACGAATATCGACACTGAGATCCGAGCGGCGCTGCTGAAACTGGTGGAGAGCGCCAATGTCACAGAGCGCCGCGATGCGATGTTCGCGGGTGCACCAATCAATGAGACCGAAGGCCGCGCGGTCTTGCACACCGCTTTGCGCAATCTTGATGGCGGAGCGATCGAAGTGGCGGGCGAAGATGTTATGCCGCAGGTACGCGACACGCTCGCGCGGATGCGCAGCTTTGCCGATCAGGTGCGCGCCAGCGGCATCACGGATGTGGTGAATATCGGCATTGGCGGCTCTGACCTTGGCCCTGCCATGGCGACCCGCGCGCTGACGCCCTATCACGATGGGCCGCGCTGCCATTTTGTCTCCAACGTCGATGGCGCGCATATCGCAGACACGCTGCGCGGGTTGGATGCCAAGACGACTTTGGTGATCGTCGCCTCCAAGACCTTTACCACCATCGAGACCATGACCAATGCGCGTACGGCGCGGGCGTGGATGCAAGATCATGGCGGCGATCCGGCCACGCAATTCGCGGCCCTCAGCACCGCCGAGGATAAGACCGCTGAGTTTGGCATCGATTCCGCGCAGGTCTTCGGGTTCGAGGATTGGGTCGGCGGGCGCTATTCCGTTTGGGGGCCGATTGGCCTGTCGTTGATGATCGCCATTGGCCCCAAGGCCTTTTACAGTTTCCTGCGCGGCGCGCAGGAGATGGACCGGCATTTCCGCGCCGCCGATGCGGCGGAGAACATGCCGATGTTGCTGGCGCTTGTGGGCATCTGGCACAACCAAATTTGTGGCCATGCCACCCGCGCGGTGCTGCCCTATGATCAACGGCTTGAGATGCTGCCCGACTACCTGCAACAGCTTGAGATGGAATCGAACGGCAAGGGCGTGCAGATGGACGGCTCTGACAGCCCGCGCCACACCGGTCCGGTGGTCTGGGGGGCGGCGGGCACCAATGGCCAACACGCTTTCTATCAGTTGATCCACCAAGGCACCCGTGTGATCCCGTGCGAGTTTCTGGTCGCGGCCAAGGGGCATGAGCCGGAATTGCAGCATCACCATGACCTGCTGATCGCCAATTGCCTCGCTCAATCCGAAGCGCTGATGCGCGGGCGGTCTTTGGACGAAGCGCGGGCGATCATGCGCGATGCCGGGCTGTCGGGCGATGAGCTTGAGCGCCAAGCGCGCCATCGTGTTTTCCCCGGCAACCGGCCCTCAACCACGCTGGCTTATGAAACACTTGATCCTTTCACGCTCGGCCAGATCATCGCGCTTTATGAACACCGCGTCTTTGTCGAAGGGGTGATCCTCGGCATCAACTCGTTCGATCAATGGGGCGTGGAACTTGGCAAGGAACTGGCCAAATCACTCCAGCCGCTGGTCGAAGGAGAGGTTTCTCCCGAGGGCAAGGATGGCTCTACCGCCGGGTTAATCGGCTATATCCACCAGCATCGCGGCTAGGGACTACATCCAAAATTGATTGAAAAACCGCGCAGGCGAACCCCGCCTGCGCGGGCCATTCTGCTGCCTATCGTTGCCGATTTCGACTTGCCGGAGGGGAAGGCTTGCAACTGCCCTGACCTTTGGACAGTCTCGACGCAAATGATTGGAGGATCCCCATTATGCTTGGCCAGATGATGACGCAGCCGCTGCTGATCTCAAGCCTGATCGCTCATGCCGAACGCTATCACCCCGAAGGCGAGATCATCTCGGTTTCAACCACAGGCGGGGTCGAGGAAACCAACTGGGGCAAGGTGGCCGAGAACGCGCGGCGCTTGGGCTCGGCCTTGACCGATCTGGGGCTGTCGCCTCAGGCCCGCTGTGGGACCATTGCATGGAACAACCGGCGGCATTTGGAGATCTATTTTGGTACCTCCGGCGCGGGCTTTGTCTGTCATACGATCAACCCCCGTCTTTTCGCCGATCAACTGGTCTATATCCTCAATCACGCCGCGGATGAGGTTTTGTTCATCGACAAGACCTTTGTGCCACTGGTCGCCGCGATCCGCGACAAGCTGGAGCATCTCAAGCATCTCGTGCTGATGTCTGGCCCTAATGCCGAGGCCGCCGAGGCCCTGCCGGGGCTGGTCTTCTACGATGAACTGGTCGCCTCAGGCGACGCCGGTTTCGACTGGCCCGATTTGGATGAGAACACGGCGTCGAGCCTGTGCTACACCTCGGGCACCACGGGCAATCCCAAGGGCGTGCTTTATTCCCACCGCTCGACCGTGCTGCATTCCTTTGGCATTAACATGGCTGACAGCATCGCTATTTCCGCGCGCGATATCGTCATGGCCGTGGTGCCGATGTTCCACGTCAATGCTTGGGGCTGCCCTTATGCAAGCGCCATGGCCGGCGCGCGGATGGTGCTGCCGGGGCCGAACCTTGATGGGGCGTCTTTGGTGGGGCTGATCGACAGCTACCGCGTCTCTCTGGCGCTCGGCGTGCCGACGATCTGGCAGGGGCTCTTGGCGGCGGCCAAGAAGTCGGGCAGTGAACTCACCAGCCTTGAGCGCACCGTGGTCGGCGGCTCGGCCTGTCCTCCGTCGATGATCAAGACCTTCCGCGAGGACTATGGCGTCGAGACGATCCACGCGTG is a window of Sulfitobacter sp. W027 DNA encoding:
- the pgi gene encoding glucose-6-phosphate isomerase gives rise to the protein MMKIWQDLEERQAAVADRKITSLFDDPKRAEEFSLRTQYMLLDYAKTNIDTEIRAALLKLVESANVTERRDAMFAGAPINETEGRAVLHTALRNLDGGAIEVAGEDVMPQVRDTLARMRSFADQVRASGITDVVNIGIGGSDLGPAMATRALTPYHDGPRCHFVSNVDGAHIADTLRGLDAKTTLVIVASKTFTTIETMTNARTARAWMQDHGGDPATQFAALSTAEDKTAEFGIDSAQVFGFEDWVGGRYSVWGPIGLSLMIAIGPKAFYSFLRGAQEMDRHFRAADAAENMPMLLALVGIWHNQICGHATRAVLPYDQRLEMLPDYLQQLEMESNGKGVQMDGSDSPRHTGPVVWGAAGTNGQHAFYQLIHQGTRVIPCEFLVAAKGHEPELQHHHDLLIANCLAQSEALMRGRSLDEARAIMRDAGLSGDELERQARHRVFPGNRPSTTLAYETLDPFTLGQIIALYEHRVFVEGVILGINSFDQWGVELGKELAKSLQPLVEGEVSPEGKDGSTAGLIGYIHQHRG
- the pgl gene encoding 6-phosphogluconolactonase, producing MNFIEYADREMLVMNVANKLAGKLKSALSGNDRVSFAVPGGSTPGPIFEMLSATDLDWDRVDVLLTDERWVDEHDPLSNARLVREHLLNDRAAAARFIPYFRPGLSPGEGAEAVAPSLASHMPISVMLLGMGDDMHTASLFPGDPSLRDALASDAPLLCPVYPEGQPTARVTLPAHALDGALNKHLVIFGDEKRAALERAQGLSPDEAPIAAVLNETEVYWAA
- a CDS encoding long-chain fatty acid--CoA ligase; amino-acid sequence: MLGQMMTQPLLISSLIAHAERYHPEGEIISVSTTGGVEETNWGKVAENARRLGSALTDLGLSPQARCGTIAWNNRRHLEIYFGTSGAGFVCHTINPRLFADQLVYILNHAADEVLFIDKTFVPLVAAIRDKLEHLKHLVLMSGPNAEAAEALPGLVFYDELVASGDAGFDWPDLDENTASSLCYTSGTTGNPKGVLYSHRSTVLHSFGINMADSIAISARDIVMAVVPMFHVNAWGCPYASAMAGARMVLPGPNLDGASLVGLIDSYRVSLALGVPTIWQGLLAAAKKSGSELTSLERTVVGGSACPPSMIKTFREDYGVETIHAWGMTEMSPVGSVNKPLAKHGELPEAQQHKLRENQGRPVFGVELEIWDDEGQPLPHDGETQGALVTRGHWILDAYYQSDRDSTLRDGWFDTGDIATMDKDGYITIRDRAKDIIKSGGEWISSVELENIAIAHPDLADAAVIGATHPKWDERPVLIAVKAEGADPSEADILKVFEDQIAKWQVPDRVVFAEELPRNATGKVLKRDLRDRYGNVLMQGGS